The Nitrospirota bacterium DNA segment TTAATAATATTTATCGTGTCGCCAACAGTGAATCCTGTTACTGAATCCACCCTGATTATGTTGTCAGTGCCTGGAAGGTCAACCGTGCTTGCAGTCAGATAGCTCATCGGACCAGGACTGAAATTTATGCTGATAGTGTCAGGTGCGGCCGGGTTAAGTCCAGTCCCATTCTGAAATGCTGCAATAGGATTGGTGCCCCGCGGAACAGCAAGACCTGCCATCCGCACATCCCTTTCGAGATAGGACAAAGATGCCCTGATATCCCGCTGTGTGACAGAAACATCCTTCTGTGCTTCATAAGTGCGCTGTTGACTTATCAGGACATTGTACAGTGCAGCGAGGACAAACCCCATGATCCCGATTGTTACAAGCAGCTCTACTGCGCTGAACCCTCTTTGTGATCTTAAAATATTCATGTTATCCTTTGTTTATCCGTGTAAATACACTTGTATTCCTTGTCACATGGGTTTTTGGTTCGACCCACGTTACCGTTAGTGTGATTGTACTTGTACCGGTGACAGGTGTATTATCCTGGATTGTGTAACTCCTGTTGTAAGTTATGCCCTGTATAACAGAGCTTCCGTCATTGGCATGAGCCCCGGCGCTTAAGGCTGCTGCGGATGCATCGAGAGCCTTTAACTCTTCAATCCTTTCCTGCGCAACCGCTGCTGCTGTGCTGATCTTAAAGCCGCTGACATTTCCCTGGATTGCAGCTACATGAAGGCCTGCAAGGCCAAGCAGGCCTATGGATAGTATGGTCAGGGCGATTAAGAGCTCAAGAAGTGTGAAACCTTTTTGATCAGACAGCTTCTTCATTTTTTATCCTTTCATTTTATCCTGAAAGGAAGACTCTGCAATCGAAGTGCCATCCTGTAACTGTTTGATAATTAATGATATTTATATTATGGGAGGGTGTAAAATTATGGAATTGACTTCACAGGTATGTAGTTGATTACATATCCCCCCTTTGAAAAAGGGGGATTAAGGGGGATTTTTCACTCAGATCTCCATGAACCTGGTAGTACTTCTGTGCCTGAGGGACCTTCAATCAACTCTGCAGTAACGATCCTGCTGATCCTTCCGGAAATCCCTGTACTCTTAACTGTGCATAGGGCGCCAGGGATAACAGGCTTATATATCCTTAGCTCGTTATCCGTTCCTGACAACGTTATATCCGGATTCCCCGCTGTCCCGGAATACTGGCTCACGCCGCCTGCATCAAAGAAGGATGTGTTATCGAGTAAGCGCTTTTTAAAGGAATCCCCTGGTGTTCCGCCAAAATTATCCGGATTTGCGAACAAGTATAATGTTCGTTCAATGCCTGACTCGGCAATATAGAACGCCTTTGCATCTGATTCCATGCCCCTCGAAAGTATCATTTCTGTGTATGCCAGATAAAGGGATGATGTGCCCAGTATCGTGAGGAGCAGAAGGAACAGGAGGGTGATAAGCATTACAGCGCCTGCGTTGAATCGCTTCATTCGAAAATCCCCGCTTCAAATCCCCCCTCCCCCCTTTATTAAAGGGGGGAACTGATTTCCCCCTTTTATACAGAGAGGAAATAATTTCCCCCTTTGAAAAAGGGGGACTAAGGGGGATTTTCATCTGCCTTTGTGAGCCCTGAGCTTGTCGAAGGGCTCATGACGGTTCACCTGAAAATCCCCTAATTCCTGAGCATGACGGTCGTGTTTGCGCTATTTAACCTGTATCCGTTATTTTCCTTAAAGGAACTGTCACGCCTGAAACTTTCAACAGTCAGGCCAATGTCAACTTCATGGATAGCTGATGAAAGGACAGGTGCGTTGTTATTCTTGTCCCTATAGGTCATCGAGAAACCATCAGTGGAAACATGTTCAGCCACAGGTTCCCAGTTCCCTCTGTCTATCTTTCTCTGCACAGCTTTCTTTGATGGATCATATCTGTAATTGATTGTATTTATGAGGTTGACAGTGCTGCCAGCAGGAAAGGCAGAGCCAAGGACTGATTCAATCCTGATGTAATCAGTTTTGCCATCCTCTGACAGCGTGTGCCTTTCACAAGTGTCGAACGTACTATTATTGCAGATTATGATAACGTCTTTTTCGCCGAATGACCTTCCGTTTCCTTCCTTAATATCAATCCTCACGTCTCCTGCAGGAGCATCGGCAGAAAGGGTGGCCCTGACATCCCTGAGATTAGTCATGAATTCGATCTCGTCTCTGCTGAATGTGTTTATCCACTTCATCCAGGGAGGGATGCCGTAGCCGGCAAGTAATAACTCTCTGGACAGCATATTTATAGCCCCTCTGACGGTCTGGTTCATCTCAGCCCTTGCCTCCTGCACAGAATATATGTGATGCTCAGTTATAAAGAACTTTGTGATAGACAAGGTCACAAGCAGAGAGATAAGAATAGCTACCAATAGCTCTATGAGGGTATATCCTTTATTCCATGAATTACCCCTCTTTGAAAAAGAGGGGGCAGGGGGAGATTTATTGATCATAAGTAACTCCATATCTTCTCAATCACTTCGCTAAGATTCTCAAAGACTTCTCTATCAGAGAACCTGAGAACTCGTAACCCAATTTTCCGCAGATATTTATCTCTCTGATCGTCTTTTGCCTTATAGGCTTCGCTATAGTGTTGTCCTCCATCAAGTTCAATAACGAGATTTGCCATTGGGCAATAAAAATCCACGATGAAACTTCCTAAAGGCTTCTGACGGTAAAATTGAATTCCCTTGAGTTGTTTTAATCTTATATTTGACCATAATAATTTTTCTGTCTCTGTCATATTTTTCCTAAGTTCCCTTGAATATACCTTTAGATGTTTCTTATAGGTCTGCATAACTTAAATCCCCCCGTCCCCCCTTTTCAAAGGGGGGAGTTCCATATATTCTTAATGGAAGTATCATGTATAGGCTTCCTGATTCTATCAAACCGCCTCAGGAGTTCTATATGCTATTCATGACAGAAACTTATTTAATAAATCTTAATGTGTTCAGTACAAGCTCCCTTTTCTTTTCCCCTTCATTCCAGGAAGTCCTGACCTCTACTTCAGACAGGCCGGTTGCAGGTGTGTCTTTTTTTATTGTCCACTGGCACTGTATCCCGGGTGCATCAAGCGCCGTACATCCTCCACTGGCTGTCTCAAAGGATGAGCCGCCCTTGAGCTGTTCCATTTGTGCCCTGGATATTTGTACTGCTGAAAGTGATTTGCTGCCTGTAGCAACCCCTTTTTCACCAATGAGGATCATCCCGCTTATACCCATTATGCCAATGGAGAAGATAGTGAGGGCAATGATGACCTCTATGAGCGTGAAACCAGCCATATCTGAGGCAGGTGTTGCTGTAGTCATGACCACTTTCTCCCATCCCACTTCCATATCTTTGTCCTTCCTGTGATAGTAATACTTATGGCCATATTAATATTGTTGTTATTGGTCAGATATATTGTACCCA contains these protein-coding regions:
- a CDS encoding prepilin-type N-terminal cleavage/methylation domain-containing protein — protein: MKKLSDQKGFTLLELLIALTILSIGLLGLAGLHVAAIQGNVSGFKISTAAAVAQERIEELKALDASAAALSAGAHANDGSSVIQGITYNRSYTIQDNTPVTGTSTITLTVTWVEPKTHVTRNTSVFTRINKG
- a CDS encoding prepilin-type N-terminal cleavage/methylation domain-containing protein, whose amino-acid sequence is MINKSPPAPSFSKRGNSWNKGYTLIELLVAILISLLVTLSITKFFITEHHIYSVQEARAEMNQTVRGAINMLSRELLLAGYGIPPWMKWINTFSRDEIEFMTNLRDVRATLSADAPAGDVRIDIKEGNGRSFGEKDVIIICNNSTFDTCERHTLSEDGKTDYIRIESVLGSAFPAGSTVNLINTINYRYDPSKKAVQRKIDRGNWEPVAEHVSTDGFSMTYRDKNNNAPVLSSAIHEVDIGLTVESFRRDSSFKENNGYRLNSANTTVMLRN
- a CDS encoding DUF559 domain-containing protein, producing the protein MQTYKKHLKVYSRELRKNMTETEKLLWSNIRLKQLKGIQFYRQKPLGSFIVDFYCPMANLVIELDGGQHYSEAYKAKDDQRDKYLRKIGLRVLRFSDREVFENLSEVIEKIWSYL
- a CDS encoding prepilin-type N-terminal cleavage/methylation domain-containing protein, whose amino-acid sequence is MTTATPASDMAGFTLIEVIIALTIFSIGIMGISGMILIGEKGVATGSKSLSAVQISRAQMEQLKGGSSFETASGGCTALDAPGIQCQWTIKKDTPATGLSEVEVRTSWNEGEKKRELVLNTLRFIK